The Caldilineales bacterium DNA segment GTCTCGGTATGGGTGAAGCGCCAGATCTCCTGGGAGAAGGAAGCGAGCTGGTCGCGATCCGAGCTAAGGGTGGCGATGAAGAAGATGTGCGGTTTCCCGGCGCAGAAATAGCGCAGAAGCTCGGTCTTGCCCACCCGCCGCCGCCCGTAAAGGACGAACAACTCGCTGCGCCCCGAGCGATGGTGCGCTTCCAGGTTGGCCAATTCGGTTGTGCGGTCGATGAACATGGCGTCGCCCTCCCTGAGTCCAACAAAGAATACGAATCGTGATTATTATAATCGCGATTCGTATTCTTGCGCCAGGATTGGATAGGGCAGGTGCGACGCACTTTGGAAGTGCGTCGCACCTGACCCTGCCGGCCTGCCAGGGAGAGGCATTGCTCATCCTCTGGAATGCTGGTAGAATACAGACCTTCAATCTGGCGAGAGGCCTCGAACGATGATTCTTAGCGACCTTCTACTCGATATTTACGCGCTCGAAGACGAGATGCGCGCCTATGAGCGCAAATATGGCGTCCTATCCGAGACGTTCTACGAAGCGTACAGTGCAGGCGAAGAGCCGCCCGACGCCGCCTGGGTGCGGGATTGGACGGCCTGGGCCAGCGCCTACAAGCTATGGCTGCGCCGTCGCCAGCAATATCAGGCGGCGCTGAAGGCTTTGCGCGCCAAGACCCAAACGATCTCAGATGGGCGGCTGATTGTGTCGAGGAAGTCAGCGTCCCAATGGCTGCGATTGGGCCAGCAGGGTAGAAATCAAAACCTGTTTTTTTACCCAGAGGCTTGATGCGATGAGTCACGCCCTCACCCGTGAAATGATCGAAGCCTGGCAGACGGGCTGGCAAGCTGTGGCCGAGATCGAAGCCGCCGAACGCCGAGCCGAGACCATGGCCGACCGCTGGCAAGAATTGAATATGCTCTACGAATTCGCGTTGGAGATGGGTCTGATCGAAAGAGATCGAGCGCGCCGGAGCGAGAGCGAATTGACAGTCTATAAACGATGGGGGAGGTTGAAGGAAAATTGACCAACCCAATCCGCCTGCCCACGCCCGAGGATCTGATCATCCTGAAGGCGGTAGCGCACCGTCCCAAGGACTTACTTGATATCCGTACGCTCATCGAAACACATCCGCATCTGGATGTTTCGCGCATCCGGCGCTGGGTGAAGGAATTTGGCAAGGCGTTGGACAGGCCGGAGCTGTGGAAGGACATTGCACCCTGGTTTGTGAATAAGGTGTAGAGCACTGCGGAGCAACGAGCGGCTTGCACGGCGCCGGTCGCTGGGCGTCGTCCCTGCGAGTCAAGCAAACTCCAACACCGGAACTGACAGTCGCGGCGCTGTCTGCGGCGGCGCCTGCATCAGCCGTTCCATCTCGCGCACCACTGCTGCCGAAAAATAGCGTTCTCCGCAGCGGGAACACACCCGCGCGGGGACATGTTCGAAGATGATGTGCTGGCCCAGCCGATGCCGATAGACGGTAACGTGCTTTTCGGCGGCTCCTAGAGGGGTGTGACAGTATTCGCAGAAATCGCTTGAGTTGTTTTCATCCATTTCGGCGAGGGCAAGGGTCGAGTATTCGTAGCGGCCCAAGCGAACCGCCCGACGAATCGATGCCTTGCTCATACGACTTGGCCGATGTTCATGGGTGGCAACTCCGTCGCTCTGACGTGGTATTACGCACGATGGACGCAATTATGGCATAGTGCTTGCGTTCAGCCAAGTGCGGGCGCGGAGCATTGGCGATTGGCGGTGGTAGGAAGTGCGTCGCACTCGAGATAACCTGACTTCAGCAGGTTTGCGTTGCATAAGCAGCTCAGGACCATTTCACTGGGTAGTCACTACGCTGGAATACGTCCTGAACCACGTTTTTCACTCGTGCCACCACACGTTCGACAATTCCATCCACCTTTCCCGTCACATGCTGGACACCAAGTACTTCCTGATCCTGAACAGCGGGCACAGCGAGCATAAATGGGTGGCTTTTCAACCAACATGACTCCGTTGCCTGTGCCATTGCACAAGGTACAACGCACGTCGCCAGAACCGCCGCATGGACCGCAACGGCTGCCACCCGCTCCATTACATGTTGGGCATATTCTTGTAATAGCCATTATGTGCATCCTTGTGTGTCGTTATTGATGATTGAATACATAAGACTCATGAATTTTCATCGCTTTATGTCTATATTAAATAATGTTCGTGGAAACTACACGAATTACTAGATCGACCAAAACTCTAGCATAGATTCGAAGTGTTGGAAAATATTGAATAATACTTACTATCTTAGGAGAACCGAAGTAGTAAGATTTAATAAACAGTCTTCCGAAATAGTTGGGCATTAAGCTTTGATCCCGCCATAATTGTAACATCGAGACTTGGGGTGAATTGTAGCCATAGAGTTCTGTAGCGATGAAGCATGGCCCTGTCCAGTTTCCAAATTTAGCCGCGCTTATTGTGGTTCCGCAGTTGGGGCACTGCACTGATCTGATTTCGGACTTGCATGACTGGCAGACAACATGATCATTCCCGTTTTGATCCATCAGTGTCTGCCAGTTGTTGTTACGACAGTTTGGGCATGCTGTGAGATGTACCTGTCTTCCACAACCAGCGCCTGGACAAGTTACTGAGGTTTTGATTCCCATTCTATTGGCTCCTTTGTGAGTTGATTTTGAAGGTCAACCTGTCCGCATTCATTTTCTCCCTCTTCATTTGGAATTGCTGCCCTTCTGCCTGGCAGCAAGCGCCAGCCCAAGCGCCGCCCCGGCTACTTCGGCGCCAGTGGCTTCTTGTCTGACAACGGTTCGTTCTTCGCCAAAGAAACTGGTTTCGTTTTTGACGACGTACTTCGGCATTTTGCACGCTCCTTCACTGTCTGCGGGATAGGACTAGCCAAATGCGACACGCCCGGAGCCGCTGTGGTTCAAGCCACCGTAGCTGATGTGTCGCACCTGAATGGGTTCGACTGCTCCCCTCACACACTCGCCCCGACTCTCCATCCCCCACAGCCCCGCTATGAACAAAGATTCAACAAGCGGCAAGAAGTCAACACTTTTGGTTAACTCTTGCTTCGTATAGTTAACAGGGGGGGGGGGGTAAGACACCATTTTTCTCATTCGAGCGTATATGTAACACCATGCCAACCGATGGCTGCACCTGTTTGTTGCTCGAGGCGCGTGTCGCCGGAGGTGAATGGAAATCTATCACAGGCGGAATGGGGCGTCAAATTGTGCCATCAGGTGTCTCTCATGTGCGACGCACTTTGCAAGTGCGTCGCACATGCAATCGCAACCTGCTCTCAGCAGGTTGTGCGCACTACCCGCCTGCGGGTTTCAACCCCAGGCGGGGCCGCGGAGTGGCGCGGGGTCAGAAAGTAATCCGATCAGCGCGATGTATTTATCCTCCAATTGTCAGCAACAACACACAAACAACCATGATAAGG contains these protein-coding regions:
- a CDS encoding type II toxin-antitoxin system MqsA family antitoxin; the protein is MSKASIRRAVRLGRYEYSTLALAEMDENNSSDFCEYCHTPLGAAEKHVTVYRHRLGQHIIFEHVPARVCSRCGERYFSAAVVREMERLMQAPPQTAPRLSVPVLEFA